Proteins from a single region of Amycolatopsis sp. CA-230715:
- a CDS encoding helix-turn-helix transcriptional regulator, producing MGSAWRRRELVSARKAAGLTQEKLAEVMRVDRSTVIRWEAGDYAPLPFQWPRLARVLGRSADELRALLEVGAAAGTVLAGVELDPAFRWLDRHVGANPGTIRKRVEGVRVAARPNAGLGRRRVAEALASYYGEPPAGHSMYAARCGAAEVLTSVVTRAEWTDFACSLTFEGDRIALRSGGGRPPARVDDAAAVRRLAEAAAKDVRIADVPIYRLADVRVEPGAVAGEVEVAPFVEYALTMDLLERELTDSLSAAERLRPGGAPLRDRYLPDFATVLELRNRLCAGGVLALTAIARPADPYRSEADYLLLVQERSARVVNAAGRLAVIPKAFHQPLNDHRADARIGATLRRALEKELFGRADIDNTAGGQRAADPMHPGRLSAPMRWLTERPERMRMECTGFGFNLVSGNYEFASLVVIEDEEFWPRFGGDVEANWEAAGMRQYSTRDGDLITELFGEENWSNEGLFAFIQGLRRLAQIGGDRVRIPDIELRC from the coding sequence ATGGGTAGTGCGTGGCGGCGTCGAGAGCTTGTTTCAGCTCGTAAGGCGGCCGGGTTGACGCAAGAGAAGCTGGCCGAGGTGATGCGCGTCGACCGGTCGACGGTGATCCGCTGGGAGGCGGGGGACTACGCGCCGTTGCCGTTCCAGTGGCCAAGGCTGGCGCGCGTGCTCGGGCGTTCGGCGGACGAGCTGCGGGCGCTGCTCGAAGTGGGAGCCGCTGCCGGGACGGTGCTCGCTGGCGTCGAGCTTGATCCGGCGTTCAGGTGGTTGGACCGGCACGTGGGTGCGAACCCGGGCACGATCCGCAAGCGGGTCGAAGGCGTGCGGGTGGCAGCTCGGCCGAACGCGGGGCTTGGTCGGAGGCGAGTGGCGGAGGCGCTGGCGTCGTACTACGGCGAACCGCCTGCGGGACACTCGATGTACGCGGCTCGGTGCGGCGCCGCCGAGGTGTTGACCAGCGTCGTGACACGGGCTGAGTGGACAGACTTCGCGTGTTCGCTGACGTTCGAGGGTGATCGCATCGCGCTGAGGTCTGGCGGCGGACGGCCGCCTGCTCGCGTCGACGACGCGGCCGCGGTACGGCGGCTGGCAGAGGCCGCGGCGAAGGACGTCCGGATTGCGGACGTGCCGATCTACCGGCTCGCGGACGTCCGGGTCGAGCCGGGTGCGGTCGCGGGCGAGGTCGAGGTGGCGCCGTTCGTCGAGTACGCGCTGACGATGGATCTCCTCGAACGCGAGCTGACCGACAGCTTGTCGGCGGCGGAGCGGCTCCGGCCTGGGGGCGCACCGTTGCGGGACCGGTACCTACCGGACTTCGCGACTGTGCTTGAGCTGCGGAACCGGTTGTGCGCGGGCGGAGTGCTCGCGCTGACGGCGATCGCGCGCCCGGCCGACCCGTACCGCAGCGAAGCGGACTACCTGTTGCTGGTCCAGGAGCGATCCGCGCGCGTCGTGAACGCGGCGGGCAGGTTGGCGGTGATCCCGAAGGCGTTCCACCAGCCGCTGAACGATCATCGGGCGGACGCGCGGATCGGGGCAACGCTGCGGCGTGCGCTGGAGAAAGAGCTGTTCGGGCGTGCCGACATCGACAACACAGCAGGCGGTCAGCGCGCGGCAGATCCGATGCATCCGGGCAGGTTGTCGGCGCCGATGCGCTGGTTGACCGAGCGGCCGGAGCGGATGCGGATGGAGTGCACGGGGTTCGGGTTCAACCTGGTCAGCGGGAACTACGAGTTCGCCAGTCTGGTCGTGATCGAGGACGAGGAGTTCTGGCCGCGGTTCGGTGGCGACGTCGAGGCGAACTGGGAGGCGGCGGGGATGCGGCAGTACTCGACGCGCGACGGTGACCTGATCACCGAGCTATTCGGCGAGGAGAATTGGAGCAACGAAGGGCTCTTCGCGTTTATTCAGGGGTTGCGGCGGCTCGCGCAGATCGGTGGCGATCGAGTGCGGATTCCGGATATCGAATTACGTTGCTGA
- a CDS encoding cupin domain-containing protein yields MSDGWTAGNATEDAADTRGWLVGHFIDPSQGVRSTNDVEVKWANHPKGDKRSEWTSDDQRTTLVMLISGEFRVEVTGGSKTMTRQGDYVMWGPGIDHSWEALAESVVMTVRWPSAT; encoded by the coding sequence GTGAGCGACGGCTGGACCGCCGGGAATGCGACCGAAGATGCGGCGGACACGCGAGGCTGGCTCGTGGGCCACTTCATCGACCCGTCGCAGGGCGTTCGGTCGACGAATGACGTAGAAGTCAAGTGGGCCAACCACCCCAAGGGCGACAAGCGCTCCGAGTGGACGTCCGACGACCAGCGGACCACGCTGGTCATGCTGATCTCCGGAGAGTTTCGAGTGGAGGTCACCGGCGGAAGCAAGACCATGACCCGCCAAGGCGATTACGTGATGTGGGGACCGGGAATCGACCATTCATGGGAAGCGTTGGCGGAATCGGTGGTCATGACCGTCCGCTGGCCCTCAGCAACGTAA